Sequence from the Hallerella porci genome:
GTTCCGATGATGCAGAACTCGCCAAAGCCGAAGAAGAATCGAAGAGCATCGAAGATGAATACGCGAAGGTGATGGATACCCTCACCGAAAAAGATCAGATTTATAAAGATAAAGAAGACGATGTCCGCGAAATGCGGAATCAGTTGGGAAGCGCTCAATCGACTTTGCAAAATAATTTACATCGCATCGCATCGATTGCAGAACAAGTTCGTTTGTTCGAAGATATCATCGCTGGCCGTAACCGCGAAATCGAAAAAATCGACCTTCAAAAAGAAGAATTGTCAAAGAAAGAAAATGAAATCGCGGAAAAAGTGCAAAGCAAAGATGAAGAATTGCGAAAGAAAGAAGAAGAGCGCGACGTTGCCCGCGAACGTTATAATGTCGTCGCTGGCGATGTCAATGATTGGCGCTCTGAAGTCCGCGACATCAACAGCAAACTTTTGAATCGCTCGAATGACATCAACGATTTAACGTTACGCATAAACGCTCTCGGCACCAATATCGACCGCATGAAAGAACGCATTTTTGCGGAATGGGAAGTCGATATCGATCATGCCGAAGATGTGACGCGCGTCGAATACGAAGAAAAAGAAGCGAAAAAAGAAATTTCAGAACTCCGTTCGCAGATCAAGAGTTTGGGCCCTGTGAATGTGGACATTATGGAAGATTTCGACGCCGAAAAAGCGCGCCTCGCTGAAGTGGAAAAACAATTCGACGATTTGGATCAAGCGCGCGCTTCGTTGGAACGCACGATTGCAAAACTCGATGGCATTGCCCGCGACCGCTTCCTCGAAACTTTCCGCAACATTCAGAAAAATTTCCAAGATGTCTTTAGCCGCATCATGATTAACGGCGAAGCAAAACTTTCTCTCCAAGATGGCGTGGATCCGCTCGAAGCGGCAATCGAAGTGAACGCGCGTCCGACAGGAAAGAAAATGCGCGGCGTGACAGCGCTTTCGGGCGGGGAACGCGCACTGACTGCAGTCTCTCTTCTCTTTGCCATTTATATGGAAAAGCCGTCGCCGTATTGCGTGCTAGACGAAGTCGATGGTCCGCTTGACGACGCAAACATCGGGCGCTTTATGGAATTGCTGCGGCATTTCTCGAATCAAACGCAGTTTATTTTGGTAACGCACAATAAGCGGACGATGGCAGCTGCGGATATGCTTTACGGTGTGACGCAAGAAATTAAAGGCATTTCTCGCATCGCTTCGGTGAAACTCGACGACGCTGTTGCTCTCGAATTGCACAAGCAATAATTCATTTTTCTAAAAACAATTTCACCGCGTTTTCCCACGCAATTTGTTTCCCATTTTCGCCCGCGATTTTTTTTCGAAGAGTGAATGCGGGAGCTAATATGAAAATCGTTTGGTTGTGCTTTTATGCTGCAACAATTTGTTCTTTCGTATAACGCATAAGTTCTCCTAGATTATATGGGTCAATTTTTTGTCTGAAGGTCCTTTTTTATTCTCTTCTTTTTATTACATCATACCACTAAACATTGACCACGATTTCCTCTTCTCGCTTGCAAATTATATCAAAATTTATTACAATTACCCCCGAAATTTATGCCCGAAAATTCAACTTATAAATCCAACACAAAGCGCATAGCAAAAAATACACTGATGCTGTATTTTCGGCAAATCTTGATTATGCTTGTGAGCCTTTACACGGTGCGTGTGGTGTTAAGTGTGCTTGGGGCGACCGATTACGGCATTTATAATGTGGTGGCAGGCGTTGTCACGATGTTTAGCTTTTTAAGTGGGGCAATGGCAACCGCAAGCCAGCGATTCTTTTCGTTTGCGATGGGCAAGGGCGATAGTGCGGGGCTAAAAAAAAACATTTAGCGTGACCCTTAGCATTTATGTGGTTTTAATTATTGCGATTTTCATTTTAGCAGAAACTGTGGGGCTTTGGTTTGTGAGTTATCATTTGGTGATTCCACCCGAACGCATGACCGCAGCATTTTGGATTTACCAAGCCGCCGTCGTTTCGTTTATGTTTACTCTCATTACAACGCCTTATATGGCGGCAATCATTGCGCACGAAAACATGAATGTTTATGCATATGTGAGTATCGTCGAAGCGGTGTTAAAATTAGCGGTCGTCTTTGCGTTAATGATTATCCCGCAAGATAAATTGATTGTTTATGGCGCGTTAATGCTTTTTGTGGCGATGGTAAATACAACTCTTTATCGTTTGTATTGCAGAAAACACTATGAAGAATGCAAGTTTAAACTCGTTTGGGATAAGGGGATGTTTAAAGAGATTTTTAGCTATTCGGGGTGGAATTTATTTGGAGCGTCAGTTGGAATTTTTAAAAATCAACTCGTTAATATTTTACTCAACCAATTTTATGGACCGGTTGTAAATGCTGCTCGTGCGGTATCTTTACAAGTGAGTAATGCGGTTACTTCTTTTTCGCAAAGTTTTTGTTCGGCAATGAATCCGCAAATTGTAAAAACATACGCAGCAGAAAACAAAAAAGATTGCATGGATTTAGTTTTTAAGGGTTCAAAATTCACTTTTTATTTGCTTTTTATTTTTGCGCTTCCTTTAATTTTAGAAATGCATTATGTATTATCATTATGGTTAAAAAATCTACCTGATTTTGTTGTTCTTTTTACCATTTTAACTTTAGTCGATGTTTTAGTGGATTCAATGAGTCGAACCATTATTATGCTTGCTCAAGCAACCGGAAAAATTAAATTATACCAAAGTGTTGTCGGCGGCATTCTGCTTTTGAATTTACCTGTTTCCTATATTGCTTTAAAACTAGGGGCAGAAGCGTATTGCGTTTTAATTATTGCCATTGCAATGACTCTTATTTCTTCGATTGTGCGAGTTTTTATTTTAAGGCGCCTCACGAATTTTCAATTTTAGATTTTATCAAGAAAGCGATTATCCCC
This genomic interval carries:
- a CDS encoding MATE family efflux transporter, which gives rise to MVLIIAIFILAETVGLWFVSYHLVIPPERMTAAFWIYQAAVVSFMFTLITTPYMAAIIAHENMNVYAYVSIVEAVLKLAVVFALMIIPQDKLIVYGALMLFVAMVNTTLYRLYCRKHYEECKFKLVWDKGMFKEIFSYSGWNLFGASVGIFKNQLVNILLNQFYGPVVNAARAVSLQVSNAVTSFSQSFCSAMNPQIVKTYAAENKKDCMDLVFKGSKFTFYLLFIFALPLILEMHYVLSLWLKNLPDFVVLFTILTLVDVLVDSMSRTIIMLAQATGKIKLYQSVVGGILLLNLPVSYIALKLGAEAYCVLIIAIAMTLISSIVRVFILRRLTNFQF